The genomic window ctttctttcttttttttaggttttctgagacagggtttctctgtatagccctggctgtcctggaactcactctgtagaccaggctggccttgaactcagaaatccgcctgcctctgcctcccagagtgctgggattacaggcgtgcggcaccaccgcccagcaagatttttcttaagaaaaaaaccaaccaaccctaACGAAGCTAATGAATTATAAACATTAAATATCACTTTTACATTACAAGATAACATTAGTAGtgtctatatctatatacatattcacaaatCCTAATGGATAATAAAGAGTTTAGAGTTCATTTACCCCAAATATGGATGTCTGAAGGGGAGTTAGCCCTTTTATAGTTATGGCTGTATtgctttaaaaacatgtatttacTGCCCTAAGAGTATGTTcactttacatacacacacacacacacacacacacacacacacacatctcagacAAGTTACTTTCAATATTATAACACTTCTCAACTTATTTTATGAGAACAAAATAACCTTGATTATAAAACGTAACAACACTAAGACAGAAGAAATAGGTAGTATTCTTCCAGATAAATAGATGTAAAATGCTAAGCAAAAAATGCTAAGCACATGAAGCCCTATTATAAACAGCCGATATAAGCTGCCATCAAGTTTGGGTTATTTTAGAAACACAaggttattttcatatttaaatatcatTTCAATTTACATATTAGTGTTGAGGCTAGAGGCAGAAAAATATCAGGATTAtttgaataaatacaaaatagatcaactttgaatttttatatttgtatctaaaagctgcttctgcctctctagtgctgagattgaagATGTGAGTCACAGCACCCTGACGAAACATactatattttaatgtataaaagCTCATTGATGTTCCTGAGAAAATTCTCAAaggtaaaaacataaaaacaaaaagaatcataaCTTTGTAAGATTTTGACTTAACTGTTTATAGTTGAGTTGAAACATTAATGGAGTTAGGTATAACGTTTCGTGTTCTTACTCATCTATAACGACACTAAAATTTTGTACAATTATAATGTTTTGTTTCCGGATTTGGCGAGGCAGTGTTTTACTATAtagtttatttcagccctgactcATCTTCTCAGCTTTGTCAGGtactgaaattacaaacatttacCACCAGGCCTACTTTCacatttcattttccttattggatattttatttacatttcaaatgttatcctctttcctggttttccctccagaaatctcctatcccatccctcctcccattgcttctgtgagggtgctccctgctccacccactcccacctcaccaccctggcattccactactctggggcatcaagccttcccaggactaagggcctcttctcccattgatgccagataaggccatcctctgctacatatgcagctggagccatgggtcgctctatgtgtactctttggttggtagtttattaaataaatatttcttagagGTGGGAAGGAGACTCGGTTGGTAACAATGCTTTCTCCACATGCCAGGGAAACTGCGTCTCAACCCCAGGAACCTATGTAAAGATGTGGGCGTGGCTGTGCATTCCTAAAACCCCAGAGTTAGGGGACAGCTCAGACAGATTCCTGAGATTCTCGCCTAGCTGAAATGGTGAACTTCTgattcagcaagagaccctgtctcaagataaTGAAGCAGAGAGGAGTAGAGGAAGGTACctcacgcgcgcacgcacacacacacacacacacacacacacagtcacctgCACACTAaaatgcacataccacacacacactcaccatgcacacatacaccagtcaataaaaatgttttattttgaacaATTAATAGAGTAATAttataaatcatctttactaaaaAAGCACAAATCAGCTGCCGGCAGGTGGATGGTATTTCTTAAACCCCATGAATTTGTTGGTAGGCTCAGGCTTCAGGATTCTAGGAGAGAGTTGTATAAGTCACCAACCCAATCAGCTGTGGTTCTTCTGACTCTGAGATCATTATTTACAACTTTCATCCCAGTGTCTAAAAGTCTTCTACAGAAAAATGTTTATCTTTACAAATTTCAGGGAATTTTGCTCTAAGACTTATAAATGGGTTCTGGAACAATTAATTCAGGTAGTTTGTAAATAGTCTATTAATTCTTGCAGATTTTAAACTATATTGTTGTGTGCTGTGCAGTTTGAGTGCAAAACCATTTCTTGAGTATAGTTATGAGTAAAGCTAACCTAACCGTGATACGTCTCATGGAGTCTGAGCAGACATTCATAGTGAAGCTGGTGCTTTAGTATTGTGAATATCGTCATTATATTAACTTAAAAAGTACTGTAGTGTTTGCAAGGTGAGTAAGACCAATGGCTGACTCATCCAGAATAACAAAGAGCTcttaaaatagattaaaaatgaGGGACTCTTAAGCTTCTTTAATAGATGAAAATGTTTAAGCTTGTTGTAAGTTAATTAAGACATAAATCTTTGTTAAATAATCATCCTGCAATATAAATTCTTTCTGAAAACATAAActggctggagatgtagctcagttgtagaATGTTTGCATGACAAGCACAaagccccaggttcaatcccccaAACTCCACAAATCTTGTGTGGGAGTGcccatctctaatcccagcacccaggtggtAGAGGCAGTTGGATTAGAAATTCAAGCTCTTCCTTGGGTGCATAggtagtttgaggctagcttatGAAACACGAGGCCCTGTCTCTCACAAATGTGatgaaaaatgaatttgaaaagatAGTTAATTATTTACTGCCAATGACTTTGTTTATACAATATCAAACTTGGCGATTAATCAAAACAGTCAATTTCAACAATACATGTATCACAGTTACTGAAGGAAAGGTTGAACGAATCATAAATCATGGCGAAAGGatcttctttgttgtttttgacaGGAAGAGAGTCACATGGAAAGAGAACAGTCTTCTATGAGCTGGACACAGCAATATGAATTCTTTATAGTTTTCCAGAGAATCCAAAAGCGCCTTTCAGAGGACATGCTCTTATTGCTGTAAAGCAGTAGTTACCTCTTTGTAGAAGCCATTTTATCTTTCCAGCATCACCACTTAGTCGTTGGACATTTGAGTCCTTCAGAATAATAACCAAGAAATGAACATGAATATAATTTTTTGCAAATTCCAAAAGATCATGGCAGGCAATTTGCTCAGAGCAAATTCCATTCTTGGAAGCTCATAGTGGGGAAGAGTTCCTGGCACTTACAAAAGATCAACTGATCAAAATATTACAAAGTGAAGAGCTTAGCATTGAAGATGAATACCAAGTCTTCTTAGCTGCAATGCAGTGGATTCTGAAAGACCtaggaaacagaagaaagcatGTGGTGGAAGTGTTAGATACAGTCTGATTtcccttgtgtatgtgtgtatctctatgtgcaccatgtgtatgcaaGGTGCCTGCtctggccagaagagggcatagcatccccagaactggagttagaggtctTGTAAGCGgcctgatgtgagtgctgggaactgaacatttAGGTCCTTAGAgctgcaagtgctcttagcttTGAGCCTTCTCTAATGCCCCTTGATGACAGTTGTTTTTTAAATGCATGTGTGAGAGCTTTACCTGCAGTTTTGTCTGGAATCTGgcattactggtggttgtgaactgtcatgtgggtgctggggccttctggaagagcagccagtgctcctaactgctgagccatctcttcagtcccttagTGACAGTTCTTTATTGAAATGTTATGGAATGGGTAtgagtcctttcttctttattttccagGCAGTCACCACAGTGATGGTTAGGGTGAGGAGGCAGGACTGTTGTTAGGTCACCAAGCTTTACCTGAACTTGGGTAAGCTCACTAAGTACGATGTCACTGCCTGGTTTGGGAAAAGCTGAATTGTGGTTACAACATTTGATTGTTTTAGCCCAGATTAAGAGTGAACTTCTCAACATTCTTTGTACTTCAGCCTTCCAAGCGCATGAGTCACCGTGCATGGCCCTCTAGGTACAACGTGGAGCATCCTTattctgaaatctcaaagttttTGAATGGGAAcatccaatcaaaaaaaaaagttttggataTTGGATCATTTCAGATTTCTGATTTTCAGAATAGGAATATTCAGCTGATGAGTGCTATATAAATACTCTAAAATCTGGTGTATTCTGAAATACAAATACTTCTAGTCCCAAGCATTTCATATCTACATCAGGGATTTAACCTGTAcgtgtggaatttttttttatagacAAAAATTGTAAGTTTTAACTACCTTGGATCTAAAACTGCTTCTAAAAAGCTCCTTTTCCTTGATAGTAATTTTAGGAGTTGTTTTTGCTGAATTCTGAAGGCTATCATCATTGCTTTATTCCTGCTAGTCAGTTAGAACCACTTTTGCATACTTTAGACTTAACTGGCTGAGGCAGAACTGTAATGTCAAGACATTTAATATTTGAGTATGTATGATTAGCTCAGAAGTTCCCTGAAAAGTTCTCAGGTGATAATATATTGTTTTTTGAAAGAATGTActaattaggggctggagagatgactactcttccaaaggtcctgaattcaattcccagaaaccacatggtggcttacaacttatgtaatgggatctgatgccctcttctggtgagtctgaagacagctatagtttttcatatgtagaaaataaataaatcttttaaaaaaatgtactctttggatcgggaacagcctcagccaccacccctgtctccaggcagtgcaggaggctaGCTGttcacccagaggccagctgggaggaggcagcttgcactggtgaatccgGCCTTGCAGAgcggaggatccagtccagaggcctctggtgggagccttccggtctctgcctctggatcaggaacagccttggTCACCttgccctgtctccaggcagtgcggGAAGcaagctgtgcacccagaggacagctaggaagaggcagcttgcactggtgagtccgacATTGACaacaactaactaactaacaccagtgagaacttgatggtaaaaggcaaatgtaggaactttactaacagaaatcaaggcaatatggcagcatctgaacccaattctccattaacagcatgtcctggataccccaacacaccagaaaaacaagatttgaatttaaaaatcactggtcatgatgctgttacaggaacacataaaggacataaataaatctcttaaagaaattcaggagaaaactgatcaaaagttagaagcccttacaagggaaacacaaaaatcattgaaagaaattcaggagaatacaggtcaaaagatagaagccaataaggaaaaaatgcaaaattcacttaaagaaatataggagaactttggtcaacaggctgaggtcacgaaagaggaaacacaaaaatcccttaaagaattacaggagaacacaagcaagtgaaggacttgagcaaaaccatccaagatctaaaaatagaagtaagaaatcgcaaagggagacaactttggagatagaaaaccttgggaagaaatcaggggccatagatgtaaatatcaacaacagaatacaagagatagaagaaagaatctcagatgccaaagataccatagaaaccatggactcaacagtcaaagaaaatgcaaaatacaaaaatcttgtaacccaaaacatccaggaaatccaggacacaatgagaaggccaaacctaaggattatagtcatAGATGTCTTCCgagaggctctacccagtagctgactgaaacagatgcagagacccatagccatccattggatggagctcagggactcttatggaagagttggcgggaaggattgaaggccctgaaaaGGAagggaactccacaggaaggccaacagagtcaactaacctggatctctgggagctctcagagattgagttaccaaccaaagagcagacACGGGCTGGACCAAGGCCCTTTAGCACATATGTATCAAATGTTCATCTCAGTCTTCATGTGCATCCCCAGTAACTGAAGTGGAGGCTGTAGCTAAAGCTGCATGTAGTCTGACTGGAGAATCTGCTCCCTAACAGATGCCTTGTCTAGGGGAGAGGGTGTGCTTAAGCCTGCAGAGAATTGAGGCTCTAGGGTTGGGGAGGATATCAAAGTGGGGTCAatactctcagaggagaaggggagactCTGTGAAAGGGGCAGTGTGtgggatgcaaataaataaataaagtgattaatttaaaaaaattaaaaaataaaaaaatgtactaattaatataattaataaaattctactttcttttctttgaattaaCTTAGTAACTTAGCATTACGGTATTACCAAAATGTAACAGTATTACACTGACTTTTGTTTTGAACTTTAGGAATGTATACATTTAGTTATACAATTCTATTTTCAGAGAAATTAATTAAAGTCATCATTCTCCAAAACATTTGgaaatgtcaagaaaaaaaaagagagagagagagaaagcaagaaaacaaaagccaatgtaaaaagacattaaaacaaCGACAACGGTACAGGTCTGCTGTGGCTCAGATCTTACAGCTTTCTTACTGCATCATCTGTGTCAGAGATCTGCTCCTTCTGCTGGCTCCATTGTCCCATGTTTAAAGAAATACCTGTTTCTCCCTGGTTTCATTTCACCTTCTGAGTCCATCCAATATTCTCTGATATCAAGTAGAAATTTTCCTttagaactgaaggggtttgcaggaggaacaacaatatgaaccaaccagtacccccagacctcccagggactaaaccaccaaccaaagagccatggagggacccagggctccagctgcatatgcagcagaggatggccttgtcggataTCAAGGGGGAGGAGAAGCACTTGGTCCTAAGACggctcaatgccctagtgtatgggaatgccagggcagggaagtgtgagtgggtggattggtgagcaggggggagggggaatggtatagggggttttcagaggggaaaccaggaaaggggataacatttgaaatgtaaataaagaaaatacctaataaaaaaagaaaaggaaaatttactTTAAAGTCCCGAACATATCTCATCTTTCCAGTCTGGAGTATGTTTTCATCTCTTCTGCTGTCGCTCTGCTTGGGGGACGCCAGAGCCCTAGAAGTCTCACCAGGGTTTTGCTTCTTCACAGGTTTCTCTGGAACAACTTGCTTTTTCCTCTTTAACTTTTCTTCAACTTTGCTGTCAGAATCACTGCCTGAAGAGCTTGAAGAAACAAGTTCCTTTGATTCGGGCATTGCTCGGTTCCAGCCGACCAACAACCTCTAGCTCCGGACtcttgtatctttcttttttctcatgtTTGTCTTCTGCAGCAGAAGCAATCTGAAATGACAGAGGGCAGGGGATTGGGAGGCGCTTATTTTAGTCGCACTTCACGTTTCTTTGAAATCTTTCTATTTTGCCATCAAGTCCTTCTTAATCTCATAGGCAGCAGCCGCTGTCCTTCCCAAATCCTCAAATCCTATAGGTTAGGCCGTCTCATGGCCCAGCCCAgtccatctctcccttttcacCTTCCTTCTCTTGATGAGCTCATCTAGTCCAATAGCTACAACCTGCACCCAGTGACAACTCTCAAACTGCTACCATTCTAGGTTTAGACGTCAGTGTTCATATTTCTATGTAGAAGTTCAATATATCTAAAATGTCAACTGAAGGGTTTAACAGACAATTTTCATTATTAGTGTTCACGTTTTCAAGTAAAATGGACCTAGAGTTATCCTTGATGGATAGCTGAAATCTTGaccatcattatttttattattggatTTTGACATCTGACCTGGGGAAGTTCTATCCTTGTCTCTGGGAATTGGTCACAGCGTAGGTTTCATTCATTGTCAAATAAAGCCAGTGATTTTTATATGAGGTTTTGAGTCTGGATCTCCCTTAGATACCCTTGAGTGTATGTTGTTACTAATCCAAGATCTCTCTGAAAATGCCTGCTTTCCATTAACATCTTTTAACACTCCTTTAACGTCGTTTAACAGTTTTTGTGGTTGAATCTAGTGGCAGAATACACATGTGTGGATAATGATTACGAAGAACTGCATTTAACATGTCTCTAGGCTCTCGCTGCTTGTCTGATTCCTTTTTACCGCACCAaatcatttgctttttaaaaaagatttattcactcttgtttttattatatccttatgaatgctttgccttcatgtttgtgtgtgtgtgtgctgtacagacgcctggtgcctgcagagggcagcagagggccacagaagccctggaacaagagcTAGAGGAGTTAAGTCTGGCTTTTAGGCACCATGCGgtttctgggaactaaactccgGGTCTCCTGGAAAAGCTGAAatggttcttaactgctgagtcatctctccagctctcggTACAATGCACttttaaataacataattttattttggagGATGCTAATGAGAACTATTTATTACGTGTAGGATGGTAATAACgatttcttttatattctaaataaaagCTAGAATTTCAGAACATTTTGTGGTCCTCTTTTATGTTGTTCCTTTTATAGTCCGAGGCCTGTGATTTATGTGAAATCCACTGCTgtgaacatgaaataaaaagagtTTTTCTATTTAACAGATCCCCGGCTGGAGGACTTCCTGGTGTGAGTGCTTCTTCTTGGGGTTGTGAGTCCATTGGAGTTCCTTCGGTCTTCTCTGCGCTGACAGTGCACTTCATAACAGATAAGTAAGCAGGGAATACATTTGCTGATGTATTGAATCAAGTAAGCATTTCAATTCCATTAGCTTGAGCTGCAGTACAAAGTAAACAAAGGACAGAAAATAGTGGAGGCAGAGCCCCAACTTTGTTATTCAGTGTGAGCATTGGAGAAGTGGAAGGTTTTTGAGTAAGGTGATTGATTGGTTCTTTAACGCATTCTTCCAGAGATGAGCTATATGAGAGCATAAAGTTTGCCTACATTTCACAGCCGTGTGGCAGGTTGGATGATGAGGTTAGAAGAATTTCTCTCCAGTGGACAAGGAGAGGAATCAAGGGAAAGCAGCAATGTAGGCCAGCCACCCACCTGCAGAGAGTATAGAGGACTCTTCCCACTAGAAGGGGCAGGGATCCctcttgctttcattttcttgacTTCTCCAGCACGGTGTCTCTCTTCAAATGATGATTACACTGGGTCCAGGCCCATTCTAGTAAAACAAAGGAAATTGTCAGTTTGCTGAAGGGGTTCCCtggggaaaggaaaaaatggcagCGACATAGATAGATATCTGATGGAGGATTAGTGCATAGGATAAACTAGGaactaaaaaacaaacccaaaaacccTGAACACTATGAGAACGGGCAAGACACTTAAAACATGGATATGGGGCTGAAAGAATTCTCAGAAGAAATACCAGTggctaagaaatattttaaagtgtatttATTAATTGTATCCTTCAGGAAAATGACAAATAAGCCACTTTGAGATGTTATCTTATAGTAGTCAGAATGACTTAGATTAAGAAAATAGAcgggtctccaggaagtgcgggagacctggtgtgcacccagaggcagtctgggagtgcacagcttgctccggtggcatggaacttaggttccagttctgaggcctctggctggagccctcagatctaTCCGCTTCCAgacccagatcagcctgggcggcaaccccacatctccaggtcctgcaagaggcaagaggggcttccgggaggctggctgggaagagtcagtgtgctctggtgaatccagaaggccccagcaggagccttcaggtgtctgcttcgggatctgaacagcctgggccacagcaccctgtctccaggcagtgcaggaggtaagctgtgcaccagaggccacctgggaagaggcagcttgcactggtgagtccagcattgacaagaccaactaacaccagtgagaactagatggcaaaaggcaaacgcaggaacgtcactaacagaaatcaaggcaatatggcaacatctgaacccaattctcctttaccagcatgtcctggataacccatcacaccagtaaaacaagatttggatttaaaatcactggtcatgatgctagtacaggaacacatgaaggacatacttaaagaaattcaggagaaaatggatcaaaagttagaagcccttgcaagggaaacacaaaaatcattgaaagaaattcaggagaatacaaaagccaataaggaggaaacgcaaaaaacacttaaagaaatacgagagaactttggtcaacaggctgaggtcacgaaagaggaaacacaaaaatctcttaaagaatt from Apodemus sylvaticus chromosome 11, mApoSyl1.1, whole genome shotgun sequence includes these protein-coding regions:
- the LOC127696579 gene encoding activated RNA polymerase II transcriptional coactivator p15-like produces the protein MPESKELVSSSSSGSDSDSKVEEKLKRKKQVVPEKPVKKQNPGETSRALASPKQSDSRRDENILQTGKMRYVRDFKVNFPFLFLLGKFLLDIREYWMDSEGEMKPGRNRYFFKHGTMEPAEGADL